Proteins co-encoded in one uncultured Bacteroides sp. genomic window:
- a CDS encoding GH92 family glycosyl hydrolase produces MKKLKYLLLSCMCCFGCKVASQSLLQQYVDTRVGTAASTTQTAGKFGKHTEEYGQTLPAVLVPHGMNFWTPQTQDTERKCIAPYYYRDNKLQGFRNSHWIVGGCTQDYGSMTLMTVVGNLKTTPEERACSFSHDKEIATPSYYSVYLEDYHTQAEMTAQSRSALFRFTYDEEGMAYLVVNPNSDEGEGYIEIDLEKHEIRGYNPAHRIYQGWGEPTGFSGYFVVRFEKEPSTYGVCQGSQVYLKQKSIGKQNKIGAFVGFKVTAHERVLVKAASSFTGMESALKNLDKEIPHWNFEQTRKQLEKCWENQLSKLKVEGGSKKEKEKFYGALYRTSFLPRVFNDVDRRYPSFAKGTPIRQTKTGDYYDDYSMWDTYRALHPLFTIIDSKREGEMVQSLVEKYKQGGWLPIFPCWNSYTAAMIGDHCISVIGDAYVKGVKGFDIKTAYEAMRKNAFQTPASFEDYKNGMGRRALTSYLKYGYIPLEDSVPEAYHMNEQVSRTLEYAYDDYVLAQVAKGLGKVADYKLLAKRANNWQNVIDPRTGYAQGRHADGTFLNEDNAFNFARFVTEGAPCHYTWYVPQDVQGLANWMGGKDKFVSKLDSMFSEFRYWHGNEPCHQIAYLFNYVGEPWKTQKQISHIRNTEYLNAPGGLSGNDDAGQMSAWYVFSAMGFYPVCPGNPYYVIGSPAFEKMTIRLENGKEFVVKAHGVSVENIYIQSAILNGKKFDNNYITHKQILDGGTLEFVMGAVPNMNWATKKENCPPSISK; encoded by the coding sequence ATGAAAAAACTAAAGTATTTGCTTCTTTCATGTATGTGTTGTTTTGGTTGCAAGGTTGCTTCACAGAGTTTGTTACAACAATATGTTGATACTCGCGTGGGAACAGCTGCAAGTACAACTCAAACCGCAGGGAAGTTTGGCAAACATACAGAAGAATACGGACAAACATTACCCGCTGTATTAGTGCCACATGGTATGAACTTTTGGACTCCACAGACACAAGATACCGAAAGGAAATGTATTGCTCCATATTACTACAGAGATAACAAGTTGCAGGGATTTCGCAATTCACACTGGATTGTGGGAGGATGTACACAGGATTACGGTAGCATGACTTTAATGACAGTGGTAGGAAATTTGAAGACTACTCCTGAAGAGAGAGCCTGTTCTTTTTCGCATGATAAAGAAATAGCTACTCCGTCTTATTATTCAGTTTATCTGGAAGATTATCACACACAGGCAGAAATGACCGCCCAATCCCGTTCTGCTTTGTTTCGTTTTACTTATGATGAAGAGGGTATGGCCTATCTAGTGGTCAATCCAAACAGTGATGAAGGGGAGGGTTATATTGAAATAGATTTAGAAAAACATGAGATTCGGGGGTACAATCCGGCTCATCGTATTTATCAAGGGTGGGGAGAACCCACAGGATTTAGCGGCTATTTTGTGGTACGCTTTGAGAAAGAACCGTCAACGTATGGTGTTTGCCAAGGTAGCCAGGTATATTTAAAACAGAAATCAATAGGAAAACAAAATAAAATAGGTGCTTTTGTAGGATTTAAGGTTACTGCACACGAGAGAGTGCTGGTGAAAGCTGCATCTTCTTTTACTGGTATGGAGAGTGCATTGAAGAATCTTGATAAAGAGATACCTCACTGGAACTTTGAACAAACCCGCAAACAACTTGAAAAATGCTGGGAAAATCAGCTTTCCAAACTCAAAGTAGAGGGAGGCAGTAAGAAAGAAAAAGAGAAATTTTACGGGGCTTTGTATCGTACTTCCTTTCTGCCGCGTGTGTTCAATGATGTAGATAGACGTTATCCCTCTTTTGCCAAAGGTACTCCTATCCGTCAGACAAAAACAGGTGATTATTATGATGATTATAGTATGTGGGACACCTATAGGGCTTTGCATCCACTGTTCACAATCATTGATTCTAAACGAGAAGGAGAAATGGTTCAGTCTTTAGTAGAAAAGTACAAACAAGGTGGATGGTTACCTATTTTTCCTTGCTGGAACAGCTATACGGCTGCTATGATTGGAGACCATTGCATATCGGTCATTGGAGATGCTTATGTAAAAGGCGTAAAAGGGTTTGACATAAAGACTGCTTATGAAGCTATGCGGAAGAATGCTTTTCAGACACCGGCTTCATTCGAAGATTATAAAAATGGTATGGGACGCCGTGCATTGACTTCTTATTTGAAATATGGATATATTCCTTTAGAGGACTCAGTACCTGAGGCATATCATATGAATGAGCAGGTATCCCGTACGTTGGAATATGCTTATGATGATTATGTCCTGGCACAGGTGGCTAAAGGACTGGGAAAAGTTGCAGATTATAAGTTGTTGGCTAAACGGGCAAACAATTGGCAGAATGTGATTGATCCAAGAACAGGATACGCACAAGGACGGCATGCTGACGGAACATTCCTTAATGAAGATAACGCGTTCAACTTTGCCCGGTTTGTTACTGAAGGCGCACCATGCCACTATACTTGGTATGTTCCGCAAGATGTACAGGGACTGGCTAATTGGATGGGAGGCAAAGATAAATTTGTCAGCAAACTGGATTCCATGTTTAGTGAATTTCGTTATTGGCATGGCAATGAACCTTGTCATCAGATAGCATATCTTTTTAACTATGTGGGTGAGCCTTGGAAAACTCAAAAGCAAATTAGTCATATTCGTAACACTGAATATCTGAATGCTCCGGGTGGTTTGTCCGGTAATGACGATGCTGGTCAGATGTCTGCCTGGTATGTATTCTCTGCAATGGGCTTTTATCCCGTTTGTCCCGGCAATCCATATTATGTAATAGGCTCTCCGGCTTTTGAAAAGATGACTATCAGATTAGAAAACGGGAAAGAGTTTGTAGTAAAAGCTCATGGCGTTTCGGTCGAGAATATTTATATTCAGT
- a CDS encoding RagB/SusD family nutrient uptake outer membrane protein, whose amino-acid sequence MKIKNIKKWLPVLALALTTTGCSNLDVDVKSQYTDANFPSTAADMASVCGPVYTVFKVDLGRWFWLEQTLPTDECMFATNGNNWWDNGSYVTLSLHNWATDNGQSWTVWNDLFSAISTTNQVLSILNAAPDTDQKTRAIAEVRAMRALYYFWAMDNFGALPIVTAFGQDTPQRSPRPEVAQFIESELKDCMGSLTTEVSSSTYAKPTKYMAEALLAKLYLNWAVYTTSDVSNYTPTAANSHLNDVVTLCDDIIKAGKYNLSDDWIGKFKDTNGSQIKDFIFAVPYNWSTDNTDLGGGLTHFRFWGNARMASTFNLKKTPSGPVRALSAFVDKYNLPNDVRNKIWRGGIQYNEGTTTQFYVKTTKKGYDNYYTGTDGGDTYNWPFELSKELVLRGADQSDYATRVSKSDLGDDERGKAMGWRNVKFYPSAESTTNFASNDFPIFRYADVLMMKAEAILRGATATNGETAASLVSQIRTCAGAPTVTTIDLDGLLDERAREFSDENWRRNDLIRFGKFENDWTIIDQPRSGKANFDKYRRIFPIPYAIVQQNASIGWTQNPGYAN is encoded by the coding sequence ATGAAGATAAAAAATATAAAGAAATGGTTGCCAGTTTTGGCGCTTGCATTAACGACAACAGGTTGCAGCAACCTGGATGTGGATGTAAAATCACAATATACAGATGCAAACTTTCCATCAACTGCAGCAGATATGGCTTCAGTTTGCGGCCCTGTTTATACAGTCTTTAAAGTGGATCTTGGACGTTGGTTTTGGTTGGAGCAAACTTTGCCAACTGATGAGTGTATGTTTGCTACAAACGGAAATAACTGGTGGGATAATGGCAGTTATGTAACGTTAAGTTTGCACAATTGGGCAACTGATAACGGTCAATCCTGGACGGTATGGAATGATCTTTTCAGTGCTATTTCTACTACTAATCAGGTTTTATCAATTTTGAATGCAGCTCCGGATACAGATCAAAAAACAAGGGCTATTGCTGAAGTGCGGGCTATGCGAGCTTTGTACTACTTCTGGGCTATGGATAATTTCGGCGCTTTGCCTATCGTTACTGCATTTGGTCAGGATACTCCACAACGTTCACCACGTCCTGAGGTTGCTCAATTTATTGAATCTGAACTGAAAGATTGTATGGGCAGTCTGACAACAGAAGTAAGTTCATCAACTTATGCAAAACCTACTAAATATATGGCTGAGGCTTTATTGGCTAAATTGTATTTGAACTGGGCAGTTTATACTACATCAGATGTTTCAAATTATACACCTACAGCAGCTAACTCACATTTGAATGATGTCGTTACTTTGTGTGATGATATTATTAAAGCTGGCAAGTATAACCTGAGTGATGATTGGATTGGAAAGTTCAAAGATACAAATGGTTCTCAGATCAAGGATTTTATTTTTGCTGTTCCATATAATTGGAGTACTGACAATACTGATTTGGGTGGTGGTCTTACCCACTTCCGTTTCTGGGGGAATGCACGCATGGCTTCAACCTTCAATCTAAAGAAGACTCCTAGTGGTCCGGTTCGTGCATTATCTGCTTTCGTTGACAAGTACAATCTGCCTAACGATGTTCGTAATAAAATATGGCGTGGTGGCATTCAATACAATGAAGGAACAACGACACAATTTTATGTAAAAACAACAAAGAAGGGATATGATAATTATTATACCGGAACTGATGGCGGTGACACTTACAATTGGCCGTTTGAACTATCTAAAGAATTAGTTTTACGTGGAGCTGACCAAAGCGATTATGCAACCCGCGTAAGTAAATCGGATTTAGGTGACGATGAACGTGGTAAGGCTATGGGCTGGCGTAATGTAAAATTCTATCCTTCAGCAGAAAGTACTACTAATTTTGCCAGCAATGATTTCCCTATTTTCCGTTATGCAGATGTTTTAATGATGAAAGCTGAGGCTATTCTTCGTGGTGCAACAGCTACAAATGGAGAAACTGCTGCATCATTGGTCAGCCAAATCAGAACTTGTGCAGGTGCACCAACTGTAACTACCATTGACCTGGATGGATTATTGGATGAGCGCGCCCGTGAATTCTCTGACGAAAACTGGCGTCGTAACGACTTGATCCGTTTTGGTAAATTTGAAAATGACTGGACTATAATTGATCAACCAAGAAGTGGTAAAGCTAATTTCGACAAGTATCGTAGAATATTCCCTATACCTTATGCAATTGTACAACAGAATGCATCTATAGGATGGACTCAGAATCCAGGATATGCAAACTAA
- a CDS encoding TonB-dependent receptor produces MSSISVFAQKSIFTGKVVDVKGEPLIGVNVLVKGTTNGTVTDLDGKYSISTSTGSIISFTYIGYTPQEVKVTNQKIINVTLKDDSKTLNEVVVVGYGKMARKDLTSSITTIKAEELNKGGVYSTPAQLLQGKVPGLTITTSSDPSASPSVTLRGASSLRWGEAQEPYYVIDGIPGASITLVSPDDIESIDVLRDASATAIYGSKAANGVIIVTTKKGKLGSANVTYSGYMAVDQVAKRLKMMDATQHRKFLSDNGLTLSPDNYIDETTNTDWQKEVERTGISYNHNVGITGGSAKTTYSASINYMKNEGVMKGTSLDRVIARSMVNTKTWKDHLDLGFSLNGSITNNSTIVEGDDGINVLDAMMYYLPEAPIYKTAGSYFENLNQQQYYNPVALINQNQYDTRTKRLQGIAKSTLHILPELTFDANLSYQSETINYSQYNDIDSKAALNQGGYAQRSTVENVQKSLEMYVNYNKTFNEVHKLGLMAGYSWQENNNNDGFQVSAKGFTSDALGYYNMGLGSSSEKPNYGSIYYSTLRMISFFGRLNYSFNSKYLFQATVRRDGSSAFGKNNRWGTFPSASLAWRMNDEKFIKNLNIFDDLKFRVGYGVSGNSLGFDPLTPLVCYTKKGSFYSNGQQISAIGATRNANPDLKWERTSMFNIGLDFGFFNNRLTGTIEYYDKRTSDLIADYTVPTTKYLVSYLTANVGEISNKGVEFTINATPVQAHNFSWNTSFNIFHNKNVVESISNDNFKADYFEEAELNAPGQSGACQQRIMAGQPLGSFYTWKWAGYDQNGISLFYTADGKTTTQPTAKDRFLTGSAQPKLNFGWNNTLNYKNWSMTMFFSGITGNKVLNATSARLSRIADVTRVNVLASVVNTENSKDVSSHFLSDRYLEKGDYIRLSNLSIAYNFKKFTDYIQNLRVYASCNNVFVLTGYKGLDPEVNLGGLTPGIDNKNFYPKTRTFMFGASVTF; encoded by the coding sequence ATGAGCAGCATTTCCGTATTTGCTCAAAAAAGTATCTTTACTGGAAAGGTGGTCGACGTAAAGGGCGAACCACTGATTGGCGTTAATGTCCTGGTGAAGGGAACTACTAACGGAACCGTTACAGATTTAGACGGGAAGTATTCCATTTCAACTTCAACAGGAAGCATTATTTCGTTCACCTACATTGGTTATACCCCCCAAGAAGTTAAGGTGACTAATCAGAAAATTATTAATGTAACTTTAAAGGATGACAGCAAGACTTTGAATGAAGTCGTAGTTGTAGGTTACGGTAAGATGGCTCGTAAGGATTTGACTAGTTCCATTACTACAATTAAGGCTGAAGAACTGAACAAAGGTGGTGTCTATTCAACTCCTGCACAGTTACTTCAAGGTAAAGTACCGGGGTTGACTATTACTACAAGTAGTGATCCGAGTGCTTCTCCTTCAGTAACTCTTCGTGGCGCTTCTTCTCTTCGTTGGGGCGAAGCTCAGGAACCTTACTATGTAATTGATGGTATTCCGGGTGCTTCCATCACTTTGGTTTCTCCGGATGATATTGAATCAATCGACGTGTTGCGTGATGCATCGGCTACAGCCATCTATGGATCAAAGGCTGCCAATGGTGTAATTATTGTAACAACAAAAAAAGGAAAATTAGGTTCAGCCAATGTGACTTATAGCGGTTATATGGCTGTTGATCAGGTTGCCAAAAGATTGAAAATGATGGATGCAACACAGCATCGCAAATTCTTAAGTGATAATGGTCTGACTTTAAGTCCGGATAATTACATTGATGAAACTACGAATACTGATTGGCAGAAAGAAGTAGAACGTACTGGTATCTCTTATAATCATAATGTGGGAATTACGGGTGGATCAGCCAAGACTACTTATTCTGCTAGTATTAACTATATGAAGAATGAGGGAGTCATGAAGGGTACAAGTCTGGACCGTGTCATTGCACGTTCTATGGTGAATACTAAAACATGGAAGGACCATTTGGATTTAGGGTTTAGCTTGAATGGTAGTATTACCAATAATAGTACTATAGTAGAAGGCGATGATGGTATTAATGTTCTGGATGCTATGATGTATTATTTACCGGAAGCTCCTATTTATAAGACAGCTGGTTCTTATTTTGAAAATCTGAACCAGCAACAGTATTACAATCCGGTAGCTTTGATTAATCAAAATCAATATGATACCCGTACAAAACGTTTGCAAGGAATAGCTAAGTCTACTTTACACATCCTTCCTGAACTGACATTTGATGCAAATCTGTCTTATCAGTCAGAAACAATAAATTATAGTCAATACAATGACATTGATTCAAAAGCTGCTTTAAACCAAGGTGGTTATGCACAACGTTCAACTGTTGAGAATGTACAAAAGTCTTTAGAAATGTATGTGAACTACAATAAAACATTTAATGAAGTTCACAAGTTAGGTCTTATGGCAGGTTATTCCTGGCAGGAAAATAATAATAACGATGGTTTCCAGGTGTCAGCCAAAGGCTTTACATCGGATGCACTTGGTTACTACAATATGGGATTGGGTAGTTCCAGTGAAAAGCCTAATTATGGTAGCATCTATTATTCAACATTGAGGATGATTTCATTTTTTGGTCGTTTGAATTATTCATTCAATAGTAAATATCTGTTCCAGGCAACGGTTCGTCGTGATGGTTCTTCTGCTTTCGGTAAAAATAACCGTTGGGGTACTTTCCCTTCTGCTTCATTAGCATGGAGAATGAATGATGAGAAATTTATCAAGAACCTGAATATATTTGATGACCTTAAATTCCGTGTAGGTTATGGCGTTAGTGGTAATTCTTTGGGATTTGATCCTTTGACTCCTCTGGTTTGCTATACTAAAAAGGGATCTTTCTATAGCAATGGTCAACAGATAAGTGCCATTGGTGCCACACGAAATGCTAATCCTGATTTGAAGTGGGAACGTACTTCCATGTTTAATATCGGTCTGGATTTCGGATTCTTTAATAATCGTTTGACTGGTACAATCGAATATTATGACAAACGTACATCTGACCTGATCGCTGACTATACAGTACCTACTACTAAATATTTAGTAAGTTATTTGACTGCCAATGTTGGAGAAATCAGTAACAAGGGTGTTGAATTTACTATTAACGCAACTCCAGTTCAGGCTCATAACTTCTCATGGAATACTTCTTTCAATATTTTTCATAACAAGAATGTTGTAGAAAGCATTTCTAACGATAACTTCAAAGCTGATTATTTTGAAGAAGCAGAGTTGAATGCTCCGGGACAGTCCGGCGCTTGTCAGCAAAGAATTATGGCAGGACAGCCATTAGGCTCTTTCTATACTTGGAAATGGGCTGGCTATGACCAAAATGGTATTTCTTTGTTCTATACTGCTGATGGTAAGACTACTACTCAACCTACGGCTAAAGATCGTTTCTTAACAGGTAGTGCTCAGCCTAAGTTGAATTTTGGATGGAACAATACCCTGAATTATAAGAACTGGTCAATGACAATGTTTTTCTCGGGTATTACAGGTAACAAAGTTTTAAATGCTACCAGCGCTCGTTTGAGTCGTATTGCAGATGTTACCCGTGTAAATGTATTGGCAAGTGTTGTAAATACTGAAAATTCTAAAGATGTAAGCTCTCATTTCCTTTCTGATCGTTATCTGGAGAAAGGTGATTATATCCGCTTATCAAATTTGTCTATAGCATATAACTTCAAGAAATTCACTGATTATATACAGAACTTGCGTGTATATGCTTCTTGCAATAATGTATTTGTCTTAACCGGTTACAAGGGACTTGATCCAGAGGTTAATTTGGGCGGTTTAACTCCAGGTATTGACAATAAAAATTTCTATCCTAAAACTCGTACCTTCATGTTTGGTGCAAGTGTAACATTCTAA
- a CDS encoding two-component regulator propeller domain-containing protein encodes MTNNIARGNIGILLWLTCLCGTILPCSGQVSLQKILDQYNFSAITINDGLPHNYIDNIYKDSQGFLWLSTHNGLSRYDGYSFVNYNITSPTVRLRSNFINQVCEDHFNRLWIASEAGLDLLNLKTNRLNLIDFSLFKSEDLSKEPVYFVVRDKEESIWLATQTNLYHLSFMPDGRIQSCVALKSKYERHSASITALKQINGEIWVGYGHDIYKVTHERSGQLRLKKVLLSYSFDNQTRIHCFCFYRGAVWVGTDRGLYRYDMRSKKCKLYTSQDGNAYSLSQDYITDVAVTHNQELAVATLKGLNFYNSVTDNFVRFENSIQASEHAASCNFVHCLFVDRTILWIGTEIGGMGKMESRNLKLRLYTNNRYDESSLSDNPVSSIFEDSYENLWVGNVEQGLSLRRKGTDGFVHFRHQPANDNSLSHNSVYAITQDNRNQLWVATWGGGINRASLNNASSLSFTHLNTKNSSLRSNYVGSLCFDKLNNGMWIGTAEGLCFYDQNRNSFTDIVLPSDRLPNNSLVNMLIDRKQRLWIGTHHGLIIIDLYSFAKNRRNVRYHYMEYKLDNPQSKLIEKICCIFEASDGTIWLGSDGYGVYRLEGIKEYPYKFTNLTIRNGLCDNTIFGIAEDKQHRLWFSTNNGLSCYTPKSRGFANYYQKDGLLSDQYYWNGYCRTKDGTLYFGGLDGMVGLDGVHATYRKHENRVIFTRLSVLGNDIMQGGNNYLDKSISWAKEVHLHERDKSFSLEFSALDYENAGKLKYYYRLKGFDDKWIECDSKRHFSSYTNLKSGHYIFQVKVQNPLNMSDSQITELSIVVSPFFYKTWWFFTLMLLVAALVVFYWYQWRISTYKEQKQVLTQKVKERTLELEEKMGVLSHQNDLLTQQKKQLLELSKRIQEITADKISFFTNITHEFRTPISLILGPIDRALKLSNNPEVVEQLNLAERNSKSLLSLVNQLLDFRKVESGRIMISKKQSNLSAFIQSVVMPFEAFARDRQIEVRSIIRTKDSFYKYDEEWMRKVLVNLLSNAIKFTPNGGQVNLYVYSYLDEKGQNNIYFSVSDTGVGVLKEDLDKIFDRFYQSRKNVKFHIYGQSGTGIGLYLCKRIVNEHGGRIYARNNHRTGVAIRILMPMEICQDQTIEEAPQLFIASDQNIAMPENTEQTENENDKLKKTILVVDDNPDMRIYVRSILCSEYNVVEAEDGAKALELLKMKNIDFIVSDLMMPVMDGIELSKRVKEDLSISHIPILILTAKVSDEARLESFRIGVDEYLQKPFNEELLLVRIHNIFNIRKAAQQQFDLQMDPGTLRIDEESRDSKFLNNVMQVIEDNYKDSNFDVNTFAEAMGISKTLLNQKLQNLVGKSTAKFIGNYRLKKAQELISINKVSKNMNVSEIAYSVGFNDPKYFSQCYLKKFGVLPSASLDD; translated from the coding sequence ATGACAAATAACATTGCGCGGGGTAACATAGGTATCCTGTTATGGCTGACTTGTCTGTGTGGAACAATACTTCCATGTTCTGGACAGGTGTCACTTCAAAAAATTCTGGACCAGTATAACTTCTCGGCTATTACCATAAATGATGGACTTCCACATAATTACATAGATAATATATATAAGGATAGTCAGGGGTTTCTATGGTTGTCTACTCACAATGGGCTTTCGCGTTATGACGGGTATTCCTTTGTTAACTACAATATTACGTCGCCGACAGTTCGTCTGCGTTCCAATTTTATTAATCAGGTATGTGAAGATCATTTTAACCGCTTGTGGATTGCTTCCGAAGCCGGATTGGATCTATTGAATCTGAAGACTAACCGTTTGAATCTCATTGATTTCTCTTTATTTAAAAGTGAGGATCTTTCAAAAGAACCGGTTTACTTTGTAGTCCGTGATAAAGAAGAATCCATCTGGTTGGCAACGCAGACTAATTTGTATCACTTGTCTTTTATGCCGGACGGACGAATTCAGAGTTGCGTGGCACTTAAATCTAAGTATGAAAGACATTCAGCCTCCATCACGGCATTAAAACAGATTAACGGAGAGATATGGGTGGGCTATGGCCATGACATATATAAAGTGACACACGAAAGAAGCGGCCAATTGAGATTGAAAAAGGTTCTTTTATCTTACTCATTTGATAACCAGACCCGAATTCATTGCTTCTGTTTCTATAGAGGGGCGGTATGGGTAGGAACGGACAGAGGACTTTACCGCTATGATATGCGCAGCAAAAAATGTAAATTGTATACTTCTCAGGATGGAAATGCTTATTCTCTTTCTCAGGATTATATTACAGATGTGGCTGTAACACACAATCAGGAATTAGCGGTTGCTACCTTAAAAGGGTTGAATTTCTATAACTCTGTAACAGATAATTTTGTTCGGTTTGAGAATTCTATTCAGGCTTCTGAACATGCTGCCAGCTGTAACTTTGTTCACTGTCTTTTCGTGGATAGAACAATTTTATGGATTGGTACGGAAATTGGAGGTATGGGTAAAATGGAGAGTCGCAATTTAAAATTGCGGCTCTATACAAACAATCGGTATGATGAAAGTAGTTTATCTGATAATCCGGTTAGCAGCATTTTTGAAGATTCTTATGAAAATCTTTGGGTAGGTAATGTGGAACAGGGACTCAGTTTACGCCGGAAAGGCACTGATGGATTTGTGCATTTCCGCCATCAGCCAGCAAATGATAATAGTCTGAGCCATAATTCTGTGTATGCTATTACGCAGGATAACCGTAACCAGCTTTGGGTTGCTACCTGGGGAGGTGGAATAAACCGTGCCAGTCTGAATAATGCGTCCAGTCTTTCGTTTACACATCTCAATACAAAAAATAGTTCTCTTCGAAGCAATTATGTAGGTTCACTTTGTTTTGATAAGCTGAATAACGGTATGTGGATAGGTACGGCAGAAGGGCTATGTTTTTACGATCAGAACCGGAATTCATTCACTGATATTGTGCTGCCATCAGACCGCCTGCCCAATAACTCGTTGGTAAATATGCTTATTGACCGTAAACAACGGCTATGGATTGGAACGCACCATGGATTGATCATCATTGATCTATATTCGTTTGCCAAGAATCGCAGGAATGTACGTTATCATTACATGGAATACAAACTGGATAATCCGCAGAGTAAGCTGATTGAAAAGATCTGTTGCATCTTTGAGGCTTCCGACGGAACCATTTGGCTTGGTAGCGACGGCTATGGAGTTTATCGGTTGGAAGGAATCAAAGAATATCCTTATAAGTTCACTAACCTGACTATCCGGAATGGCTTGTGTGATAATACCATCTTTGGAATAGCAGAGGATAAGCAACATCGTCTTTGGTTTAGCACAAATAATGGACTTTCCTGCTATACACCAAAATCAAGAGGTTTTGCCAATTATTACCAGAAGGATGGTTTGTTGTCTGATCAGTATTATTGGAATGGCTATTGCAGAACAAAAGATGGAACTCTTTATTTTGGAGGTCTGGATGGCATGGTAGGGTTAGATGGAGTGCATGCAACATACAGAAAGCATGAGAATAGAGTGATTTTTACTCGTCTTTCTGTTCTCGGTAATGATATAATGCAAGGTGGAAATAACTATTTGGATAAAAGTATATCCTGGGCTAAAGAGGTACATCTTCATGAACGTGACAAATCATTTTCATTGGAATTTTCAGCTTTGGATTATGAAAATGCCGGTAAACTAAAATATTACTATCGACTGAAAGGATTCGATGATAAATGGATAGAATGTGACTCTAAACGTCATTTTTCAAGTTATACTAACTTGAAATCTGGTCATTATATATTTCAGGTAAAAGTGCAGAATCCGTTGAATATGAGTGACAGTCAGATAACGGAGCTTTCTATTGTTGTGTCGCCCTTCTTTTATAAAACTTGGTGGTTCTTTACACTGATGTTGTTGGTTGCAGCGCTTGTAGTTTTCTATTGGTATCAGTGGCGTATTTCTACCTATAAGGAGCAAAAACAAGTTCTGACACAGAAAGTAAAAGAGCGTACATTAGAGTTGGAAGAAAAAATGGGTGTCTTGTCGCACCAGAATGACCTGCTGACACAACAGAAGAAACAGTTGTTAGAACTCTCTAAACGAATACAGGAAATAACAGCTGATAAAATTTCATTTTTTACAAATATCACCCATGAGTTCCGAACCCCAATATCATTGATTCTTGGACCTATAGATCGCGCTTTGAAATTAAGCAATAATCCTGAAGTGGTGGAGCAACTAAATCTTGCCGAGCGAAATTCAAAGTCATTGTTGTCCTTGGTTAACCAGCTGTTAGACTTCCGTAAGGTGGAGTCAGGACGTATTATGATATCAAAGAAGCAAAGTAATTTATCTGCTTTTATTCAAAGTGTTGTAATGCCGTTTGAAGCTTTTGCCAGGGATAGACAAATTGAGGTTCGTTCTATTATCCGTACCAAAGACTCTTTCTATAAATATGATGAGGAGTGGATGCGAAAGGTTCTGGTGAATTTACTTTCCAACGCCATTAAGTTTACCCCTAACGGTGGGCAAGTAAATCTTTATGTCTATTCTTACCTTGATGAGAAAGGACAGAATAACATCTATTTTTCTGTGTCTGATACAGGTGTTGGCGTTCTGAAAGAAGACCTGGATAAGATATTTGACCGCTTTTATCAGTCTCGTAAGAATGTGAAATTCCATATTTACGGGCAGAGCGGTACAGGCATAGGTTTATATCTCTGTAAACGGATTGTTAATGAACATGGTGGGCGCATTTATGCGCGGAATAATCATCGCACAGGAGTTGCAATTAGAATACTTATGCCGATGGAGATCTGTCAGGATCAAACGATAGAAGAAGCACCACAGCTGTTTATTGCAAGTGACCAGAATATAGCAATGCCTGAAAATACAGAGCAAACGGAAAATGAGAACGACAAACTAAAGAAAACAATATTGGTTGTTGACGACAATCCGGATATGCGGATTTATGTTCGTTCCATCTTATGTTCTGAATATAATGTAGTGGAAGCGGAAGATGGGGCTAAAGCTCTGGAATTGCTTAAAATGAAAAATATCGATTTTATTGTGAGTGATCTGATGATGCCTGTAATGGATGGTATTGAATTGTCAAAACGAGTAAAGGAGGATTTGTCTATCTCACATATTCCAATATTAATACTTACTGCCAAGGTTTCAGATGAGGCTCGTCTGGAAAGTTTCCGCATCGGTGTTGACGAATATTTGCAAAAGCCGTTCAATGAAGAGCTGTTGTTGGTGCGCATACATAATATTTTCAATATCCGTAAGGCTGCCCAGCAACAGTTTGACTTACAGATGGATCCGGGAACCTTACGCATTGATGAAGAATCGCGTGACAGTAAGTTTCTGAATAATGTAATGCAGGTGATTGAGGATAATTACAAGGATTCAAATTTTGATGTGAATACCTTTGCCGAAGCAATGGGCATAAGTAAGACCTTACTTAACCAGAAATTGCAAAACTTGGTAGGAAAGTCTACAGCTAAGTTTATTGGAAACTATCGTTTGAAAAAGGCGCAGGAACTCATTTCTATAAATAAGGTAAGTAAGAACATGAATGTTTCTGAAATTGCTTATTCAGTAGGTTTTAATGATCCCAAATATTTCAGTCAATGTTATTTGAAAAAATTCGGTGTTTTGCCCAGTGCTTCTTTGGATGATTAA